In Candidatus Moanabacter tarae, the genomic stretch ATTGCCTACGGCACCATGGGTAATCAGCGGGAATGCGAGACGAATTTTGGGCGTGTACAGGAGGAGGTCACAACCAACTTCACGAGCGTTGCCTCTATCCTAAATCTATTAACCGGTTTTTTCGAGAAGCAAGGTAGCGGATCACTTGCTATTATCACCTCTGTGGCAGGTGATCGGGGAAGAAAGCGCAACTATATCTACGGTTCCACCAAGGGAGCGATTTCGATCTACGCGCAGGGGCTGCGCAACCGACTCTGTCGAAAGGGCGTTCATGTTCTTACGATTAAGCCAGGATTTGTTGACACACCGCTAACCGCGCACCTAGTTAAGAATCGTTTCTACGTGAAGCCGGAGGTCATAGCCAAGGATATTGTTAAGGCGCTTCGGAAAAAGCGAGAGGTTGTTTATACGCCTTGGTACTGGTTTTGGATTATGTGGGGGATTAGAATAATTCCGGAGAGAATCTTTAAGCATTTTCAGCTTTAGTTAGAAAATACCAGCGACTCCTGTTCAGAGGCCCAAATTCACATCGAAGTTAAGCTTTGCAGCGAACCATTGGGGGATTACCTAATATGAGAGTTGAGGGCCCTAGATTTTATTTGCTCCCATTGGAGGGAGTATTGTAGTTTCCTTGCGCAACGGTAGTATTATCAAGGTCGATGAGATTTTCTAATTTGAGAAAGGGAGTGCTTTGGGTTCTGGTGATATTTGGTCCTTCCCTCGGAGTCATGGGGGCCGCTGACCAGAATAAACTAGACGAACGTATCCGGAAGCTGACCGACCGGTTCGAATTGATCGCCGGAAAGTCGCGGACCAAAATTCCCAGCTATGTTCTCCGTCGTGCCCAGGGGATCGTGATTTTCCAGGAGTTCGAGGCTGGGCTTCTCGTTGGTGTTCGAGGTGGCAATGGAGTTGCGCTAGCACGGGATCCCAAAACCGGAAAGTGGAGTCTTCCCTCTTTCATTAAGACAGGGAAGGGAAGTTTTGGTCTGCAAGCCGGAGGGCATGAGATCTCAGCTGTTATGGTAGTTTTTGATTCCAGTGTGATGCGACAGCTTGCACGGGCGAGATTTAAGATCGGGGTTAATGCGGCAGCCACTGGGGGGCCTGTGGGATTCGAAGCCGATACAAGAGTCGGACTTCCTCCGATCGTCGTTTATTCAAATGCTACAGGACTGTTTGCGGGAGTTTCTATCGAGGGTGGTGTTTTGACACCAGGCAACAGAGCGAATCAGAGGTATTACCGCATGGGAGGGGTTACCATGTATGAAATCCTCTACGAAGG encodes the following:
- the dprE2 gene encoding Decaprenylphosphoryl-2-keto-beta-D-erythro-pentose reductase is translated as MEPRERKKALILGATSSIAQAVARELARMDYDFHLVARDRERLKAVGADLRARSTCRCSEQVFDFVEMERHSEVMEGAKEALGGLDLALIAYGTMGNQRECETNFGRVQEEVTTNFTSVASILNLLTGFFEKQGSGSLAIITSVAGDRGRKRNYIYGSTKGAISIYAQGLRNRLCRKGVHVLTIKPGFVDTPLTAHLVKNRFYVKPEVIAKDIVKALRKKREVVYTPWYWFWIMWGIRIIPERIFKHFQL